The stretch of DNA GGCCGCGGAGTGTGCCGGACACAAAACATCGTCCAGCCGATCTGAAACATCTTAGATTAACAGTCACCGAAATCCTAAAACGATCCCGGTCATCGGCAACCTCGCTCGGCGCGTCTTCTCGATGAGGGTCGAGGGACGTACCGAATCCGGTCTCCATCTCATCACGCCACGGTCCAGGACCTGCGGGATGAATGGTGCGGCCAAGAGGACTCGAACCTCCACTGGTTGCCCAACTAGCACCTCAAGCTAGCGCGTCTACCAATTCCGCCATGGCCGCGGAGTGCTCGTTCTCGCCGGAACCGGCGGGGCGGGGGTGAAACCCGTCCGAAGCGAGGCTGCGAATACCAGTCCCCTCCCGGGGACGCAAGCGCCCCGATACGGATCCGGCGAACATTCTCGCCTAGAGGGCGTCCGACAGGGCGCCGAGCAGGCCGGCGCTGCCGTCGCCGATGCGGATGCCGGGCTCCTGCACCACCTCGGCCTTGCGGATCAGCTCCGTGACCTCCACGGAGATGCGGTTGCCCGTGACCACGATCTGCCCGCGGGCGATCGGGTGGTTGTTGGCGAGGATCTCGACCATATCGGAGTCGGTCGAGTCGAGTTCGATGACCGCGCCGCGGCCCATGCGCAGCAGCATGTGGATCGGCATCCGGGTCTGCCCGAGCACGACCGCGAGGTCCACCTTGAGAATGTCGAGTACCGCCAACGGACGCACCCACCCTGACCACGAGACGATGCGCCAACAATCTGCTCTTATGGTGAAGCCTTGGTAAACGACCGGCTCGGAATCGCCCCCGGCAGCCTCCTGCCCGCCCCCGGCAGCCCCCCCGTCGAATGGGTCGTGCGCGATGCGCTCCTCGATTACCGCGAGGCGGAACGCGCGATGGAGGCGCGGGCGGCGGACATCGCGGAGGGCCGCGCGCCGGAGCGCGTCTGGCTCGTCGAGCACCCGCCGCTCTACACCGCCGGGACCTCCGCCCGGGAGGCCGACCTCGTGGCGCCGGAGCGCTTCCCGGTGCACCGCACGGGGAGGGGAGGGCAGTACACCTATCACGGCCCCGGGCAGCGGGTGGCCTACGTGATGCTCGACCTCAACCGGCGGCGGCCGGACCTGCGCGCCTACGTGGCCGCCCTGGAGGCCTGGCTGATCGCGACGCTGGACGCCTTCACCGTGCGGGGCGAGCGCCGGGAGGACCGGGTCGGGGTCTGGGTGCGCCGGCCGGAGAAGGGGCCGGGCGTCGAGGACAAGATCGCGGCGATCGGCATCCGGGTGCGGCGCTGGGCGACCTTCCACGGCGTCAGCCTCAACGTCGAGCCTGACCTGTCGCATTTCTCCGGCATCGTCCCGTGCGGCGTGCGCGAGCACGGCGTCACCAGCCTGGTCGATCTCGGCCGGCCGGTGACGATGCCGGAGGTCGATGCGGTGCTGCGGGGCCGCTTCGAGGCGATCTTCGGTCCCACGGTTCTGGTCGAGACCGATGAGCGGGCTTAGGCCGGCCGGCGCCGGGCGTGACGGTTTCCCCGCGGCCCGGACTTGCTCTAGAGTATCGTCCGAGCCCGCGGCGTCATCCCGCACGCCCGCGGCGATGTCCCGGCCGCCGAGACCGGCGGCCCTGTCCCGCGCATCACGGAGGCCCGCCCGTGCCGGATGTCCCCGCGCCAGTGCCGGCCGCTGAGGCGCCGGGAGAGGCCGGGACCCTGCGCGCCGTCCTCTCGGCCGCCCCCCTGCCGTCCCTGCTGGTCGCACCCGGCCCCCCGGGCGAGGTGCGATTCGCCAACCCGGCCGCCCTCGCCCTGTTCGGGGAGGCGCCCGCCGCCCTCGCCGCCCTCGGCGCCGAGCCGGAGGCCGAGGCGGCGTTGCGCGCGCTCCTCGCCGATGGGCCGGCCAGCGCCGAGGTGCTGCTGCGCCGGCACGACGGCGCGACGTTGTGGGCGCTCGTCCATCTGTCTCCGGTGGCGGGCGAGGCGCCCGGCAGCCTGGTCCAGGTCGTCGAGACCTCGCGCCGCCGCGACCTCGAGGTGGCGCTCGGCCTCGCGGAGAGGCGCGAGGCGCTGGGCCAGCTCACCAACGGCGTCGCGCACGAGTTCAACAACCTGCTGCAGATCCTGGTCGGCTACGTCGACGGCCTGCGCCGGCGCCTCGGCGAGCATCCCGACGCCTTCGTCCAGCGGGCGCTCAGCCGTTCGACCGACGCCGCCGAGCGCGCCTCCTCGCTCACCCGCCACCTGCTCGCCTTCTCGCGGAGGCACCGGCCCGAGCCGCGGCCGGTCGATCTCAACGGCCTGCTGCGCGACTACCGGGAGCGGGCCCTCGACGTGCTGGGGGAGGGGATCGCCCTCGACCTCGATCTCGCCGGGGATCTGTGGATCGCCTGCATCGATCCGGTCCAGATCGAGCTGATCCTGAAAATCCTGCTGCGCAACGCCGCCGAGGCGATGCCGGCGGGCGGGCGCGTCGCGGTTCACACATGCAACCACGGCGGCGAGGGCGTGGCCGCCGACGGGGCGGCGGGGCGCCACGTCGCCCTCACCCTGGCGGATACCGGCGACGGCATGCCGCCGGAGGTGCTGGCCCGGGCGCTGGAGCCGTTCTTCACCACCCGCGAGCCCGGCCGCGGCACGGGGCTCGCCATCCTCAACGCCCTGGTCAAGCGCCAGAACGGCGCCGTCGCCCTGCGCAGCAGCCCCGGCGAGGGCACCTCCGTGCGGATCACCTTTCCGGCCGCCGAGGTGCCGCGACCGCGGTCGCAACGAAGTGCCGCCGCACGATAATCCCTGTCGTCTCAAAAATTTATCGCTTGGCAGGACTGGCGCCGATCGGCGACTCTTCATCGGGTGTAGTTAGAATCGGGAAGGCGTTCGGTGCGATGCCTCCCTTCTACTGCGCCACCCGCACCCCCATATACGGTCCAAGGGGCGGGCCGCCCCTCACTGGTGATGGCACGAGGCGACACGAACCGATGATGACCCCCTTCTCCCGCGGCCGCCGGACGGCGGTGGCCTTCGGCCTGGCGGCCCTGATGGCCGTGGCGGCGACCGCCGGCGAGGCGCGTCCCGGCGGCGGCGGCTCCATGGGCTCGCGCGGCAGCAAGACCTATTCGGCGCCGCCCTCCACGACGACCGCTCCCGGTGCCCCGGCGCCGATGCAGCGCTCGATGACCCAGCCCGGTTCGTCGATGGGTGCCCCCGCCGCGCCGCAGCGGCGCTTCGGCGGCGGCTTCTTCGCCGGCCTGCTCGGTGCCGGCCTGCTCGGTGCGCTGATCGGCGGCGGCTTCTTCGGCGGCCTCGGCGGCATCGCCTCGTTCCTCGGCCTGCTGCTCCAGGTCGGCCTGCTGGTCGGCGTGGTGCTCCTCGTGGTGCGCTTCCTGCGCCGCCGCAAGGAGGAGCCGGCAATGGCGGGCGCCTATAACCGCAGCGGCCCGGCCTCCGGTGGCGGTCCGCTCGGCGGTGGTCTGGGCGGCGGCCTTGGCGGGGGCTTAGGCGGTCTCGGTGCCGGTCTCGGCGGCGGTGCCGCCGCCGCGCAGGCCCGGCCGCCCCAGCGCGACGAGGTCGGCATCGGTCCGCAGGATTTCGACGCCTTCGAGCGCACGCTGACCGAGGTCCAGCTCGCCTACGGCGCCGAGGATGCCGCTACCCTGCGCCGCCTCACCACGCCGGAGATGTTCGGCTATTTCGGCGAGGAGATCCGCGCCAACACCGCCCGCGGCGTGGTCAACAAGATCGCCGACGTGAAGCTCCAGCAGGGCGACCTCGCCGAGGCCTGGCGCGAGGGTCCGGTCGACTACGCCACCGTGGCCATGCGCTACACCCTGCGCGACGCGGTGATCGAGCGCGCCACCGGCAAGGTCGTCGAGACCAACCCGCCCGAGGCGACGGAGGTCTGGACCTTCATGCGCCAGCGCGGCGGCCAGTGGGTGGTCTCGGCCATCCAGCAGACCCGGTAACGGTTAGGTCGCGGGGAGCGCCTCCCTCCCCGCGGATCCCGGCGAAGCCCTCGGATCCCACCCGGGACCGAGGGCTTTTCCTTGTCGCGACCTGCGGGACGGCGCGCGGCCGCTCAGCCCTCGCCGCCACCCGTCATCCGCTGCATCCGGGAGAGCTGCGAGATGTGCAGCTGGATCAGCGGCAGGGCGCCTCGAGCGATGCGGCGCAGGGCCGGGTCCTCGCCGCTCTCGGCATAGGAGCCGTGGATCGTCATCGCCTCCCGGTGGCC from Methylobacterium aquaticum encodes:
- a CDS encoding FliM/FliN family flagellar motor switch protein; translation: MAVLDILKVDLAVVLGQTRMPIHMLLRMGRGAVIELDSTDSDMVEILANNHPIARGQIVVTGNRISVEVTELIRKAEVVQEPGIRIGDGSAGLLGALSDAL
- the lipB gene encoding lipoyl(octanoyl) transferase LipB, translated to MVNDRLGIAPGSLLPAPGSPPVEWVVRDALLDYREAERAMEARAADIAEGRAPERVWLVEHPPLYTAGTSAREADLVAPERFPVHRTGRGGQYTYHGPGQRVAYVMLDLNRRRPDLRAYVAALEAWLIATLDAFTVRGERREDRVGVWVRRPEKGPGVEDKIAAIGIRVRRWATFHGVSLNVEPDLSHFSGIVPCGVREHGVTSLVDLGRPVTMPEVDAVLRGRFEAIFGPTVLVETDERA
- a CDS encoding ATP-binding protein, yielding MPDVPAPVPAAEAPGEAGTLRAVLSAAPLPSLLVAPGPPGEVRFANPAALALFGEAPAALAALGAEPEAEAALRALLADGPASAEVLLRRHDGATLWALVHLSPVAGEAPGSLVQVVETSRRRDLEVALGLAERREALGQLTNGVAHEFNNLLQILVGYVDGLRRRLGEHPDAFVQRALSRSTDAAERASSLTRHLLAFSRRHRPEPRPVDLNGLLRDYRERALDVLGEGIALDLDLAGDLWIACIDPVQIELILKILLRNAAEAMPAGGRVAVHTCNHGGEGVAADGAAGRHVALTLADTGDGMPPEVLARALEPFFTTREPGRGTGLAILNALVKRQNGAVALRSSPGEGTSVRITFPAAEVPRPRSQRSAAAR
- a CDS encoding Tim44 domain-containing protein, producing MMTPFSRGRRTAVAFGLAALMAVAATAGEARPGGGGSMGSRGSKTYSAPPSTTTAPGAPAPMQRSMTQPGSSMGAPAAPQRRFGGGFFAGLLGAGLLGALIGGGFFGGLGGIASFLGLLLQVGLLVGVVLLVVRFLRRRKEEPAMAGAYNRSGPASGGGPLGGGLGGGLGGGLGGLGAGLGGGAAAAQARPPQRDEVGIGPQDFDAFERTLTEVQLAYGAEDAATLRRLTTPEMFGYFGEEIRANTARGVVNKIADVKLQQGDLAEAWREGPVDYATVAMRYTLRDAVIERATGKVVETNPPEATEVWTFMRQRGGQWVVSAIQQTR